In Populus alba chromosome 1, ASM523922v2, whole genome shotgun sequence, a single window of DNA contains:
- the LOC118045254 gene encoding uncharacterized protein, translated as MAIFNTRTRIVFFCTLSLLVLFSPRLSSSSSIHDLLISKGLPAGLLPKEVKSYTLSEDGYLEVFLDGPCLTKYENRVFFESVVRANLTYRSLSGVVGLSQEELFLWLPVKDIIVDDPESGLILFDIGVAHKQLSLSLFEDPPNCKPQGELKNHARKEKGFAAVR; from the exons ATGGCCATCTTTAACACCAGGACCAGAATAGTCTTTTTCTGCACACTAAGCTTGCTCGTCCTTTTCTCTCCACGgctctcttcctcctcttcaaTCCATGACCTTCTTATCTCAAAGGGGTTACCAGCTGGCCTCCTCCCTAAAGAAGTCAAGTCCTACACCCTGTCTGAAGATGGCTACTTAGAGGTGTTCCTCGATGGTCCATGCTTGACCAAGTATGAGAATAGGGTCTTCTTTGAAAGCGTGGTGAGGGCTAATCTCACTTATCGTAGTCTCTCAGGGGTTGTCGGTTTGTCTCAAGAAGAACTCTTTCTTTGGCTACCAGTTAAAGATATCATAGTTGATGATCCAGAATCAGGACTTATTTTGTTTGACATTGGGGTTGCTCATAAGCAACTTTCTTTATCACTCTTTGAAGATCCACCAAATTGCAAGCCTCAAG GTGAGTTGAAGAACCATGCGAGGAAGGAGAAAGGGTTTGCGGCAGTGAGATAG